The Stackebrandtia nassauensis DSM 44728 genome includes the window ATCGGCGAGCGCGAACCTTTATTCCTATGTGACCGTCCTGCGGCGTGCGCTGCACGGACGACTGAACCGGCTGCGTAGCGGGTATGTGCTGCACGTCAAACCGGGCGAGCTCGACGTCCAGGTCTTCACCGACCTGCTCGTGGAGGCCCGCAGCGAGGCCGCCGCCGGCCACGTCGCCGATTCGCTGGGTGCCTATGACCGTGCGTTGAAATTGTGGCGTGGTGAGCCGCTGGCCGATATCAAAGGGCCACCGCCATGGATTCCATATATCCAAAAGTTGATAGACACACGCCTTGACGCTCTTGAGGAACGTGCCGCTCTTTATGTTCATAACGGACAGCAGAATGAGGCGGTCGCGGAACTTCGTGGTCTGATCGCGGAACATCCGCTCCGAGAAAGTCTATGGCGGCAGTTGATGACCGCATTGGCCAGTGCCGGGCAGCGTGCCGAAGCCATCGACACGTACGGGCGATTGCGCTCGACACTCGCCGACGAACTGGGCATCGAACCCAGCGAGGAGTCACAGCAGGTACATCGCAAACTACTCGGCGCACCCACAGCCCGATCCCGGCATACGGACGTGCGCACCGCCGAGTTGAAACGCCGGTGCACCGACATGGAGGCCATGGTCCGCGCGGCCGCGGCCACCCTGCCGGTCAGCGCGATGTCCATGACCACCCCGGGACAGACCGACGCCGACATACCGGCGCCGGACAACCCGGGGGCCTGGCTCGAGGACAACGTGGACGACATCCTGGCGCTGGTGCGTCAGGCCGCCACGGCGGGTCTGGCGTCCTCGGCGTGGCGGCTGAGCGCGGCCATGCTGCCGTTCCTGGATTTCCGGATGCGGCTCGAGGACTGGCGGCGGTGCGTGCGGATCGCGCTGGTCGCGGCCCGCAAGTGCGGTGACACCGAGGGCGAGGCCACGATGTTGCGCAGTCTCGGTCAGTGGCACATCTACCACGACCACTTCGAGGCGGCCGAGGAGTGCTTCAACGTGGCCCGGGTGCTGACCCGGGCGCTGGGCAACGAACGCGAGACCGCCCTGGCGGTCTACGGACTGGGCGCCGTGGCCCGGTTCACCGGGCGCACGCCCGAGGCGGCCTCGTTGTTCCGCGACTCCGCCAACGCCCTGCACTCCATTGGAGACGCCTACGGTGAGAGCTACGCCCGCTGGGCGCTGGCCGGGGCCTTCATCGAGCTGGGCAACATCGACGGCGCCGAGGAGCAGCTCAACACCGCGCTGAAGTCGGCGCGTTCGGTCGGCGACCGGCACCGCGAAGGCCATGTGCTGGAGCGGTTCGCGGCGGTCTACCGGGCCCGCGGCAACGATTCCGAGGCGATCTCCTGTCTGGAGGACGCGCTGGAGATTTTCACTGAACTGGGCGACGTGCCCTGTACGACCGGGGTCAAGGAGGCCCTGGCGGTGTGAGGCG containing:
- a CDS encoding BTAD domain-containing putative transcriptional regulator; this encodes MPGEQLPLDRFIDVVWGAQPPKSASANLYSYVTVLRRALHGRLNRLRSGYVLHVKPGELDVQVFTDLLVEARSEAAAGHVADSLGAYDRALKLWRGEPLADIKGPPPWIPYIQKLIDTRLDALEERAALYVHNGQQNEAVAELRGLIAEHPLRESLWRQLMTALASAGQRAEAIDTYGRLRSTLADELGIEPSEESQQVHRKLLGAPTARSRHTDVRTAELKRRCTDMEAMVRAAAATLPVSAMSMTTPGQTDADIPAPDNPGAWLEDNVDDILALVRQAATAGLASSAWRLSAAMLPFLDFRMRLEDWRRCVRIALVAARKCGDTEGEATMLRSLGQWHIYHDHFEAAEECFNVARVLTRALGNERETALAVYGLGAVARFTGRTPEAASLFRDSANALHSIGDAYGESYARWALAGAFIELGNIDGAEEQLNTALKSARSVGDRHREGHVLERFAAVYRARGNDSEAISCLEDALEIFTELGDVPCTTGVKEALAV